The following DNA comes from Salmo trutta chromosome 15, fSalTru1.1, whole genome shotgun sequence.
CTGGGACCACAACCACCATGAGGCCTCCATGTCACATGTTCTACTTTCCTTTGTTGTGTAGAATGTTAACTTAAAACCAAGGGTTAGGGCCTCTGTTACACCATGACTGGGACTTGAGTAAGCCTGCTGTTGTGGGATCCTAGTGTAGCTCATGAGAGGTGGCTATTACAGTAGTGTGTTTTGTTCCTCCCTGCAGAGGCCAAGGCAGCGGAGGATGCTGGTATGAACGTGGCTGTAGTGGTGCGGCCAGGGAACATGgagttgacagaggaagaaagatCTCACTATAACCTCATTACAACCTTCAGCCAACTGGAAGTGATGGGCAGCGCTTAACACTGGAGAAGAGGGTAGGGGTAGGGGGTAGAGATGCTACTGTCCGATTTTCCCCTTCACCTCCCCAAAGTGTATGCtcatcgacccccccccccccgtggatATAAAAAATGATTGGTCTTCACATGGGAGTTTTCACCATATATCTTACACCTTTGCATTGTTTTTAAATCTGAGGGGGAGTAATGAATGCACACTTCAGGGAGAAGGGTTGAGAAACAGAACACAACCAGAGAGTGGGAGAACACATTCACTCACTGGCCCTGTTGTATCAAGTTCCCGCTTCCCCTAGCACCTGCTGCCCTTAGGTCTAATGAAAGGACTGGAACGGTAAAAGCGACGTGATGGACGCTCCTCTAAACCTATTGGAGAGCCATGTGGAGCCATTGCCTTATTGCTTTCACCTATCTAGTCCTTTCAGAGGCTAAGGGAATGAGCTACTAACCGAACTGGAACCGGGAGGGGAATGGGAGGGTCGGCCATTGATCAAAGGACTTTGGAAGTACACTAAGAGGggagcctgggtgccagtctgtttctgctctggCCAGTGTAGCGTTGTTGAACATAGGAACAGTTGGGTATCCAGGCTATGCACAGGGTGGGTGGTGGGTAACAAGCACTAAGAGCCGTACCAGTCTGCAGACTGCACGTTTAAGGGACATGACAGGGTTTCTTTTTTTTAAGCATTTTAAATAAAAACTATTTAAGCTGATCACTTGGTATTTTAACTGTAATATGGTTAAATAGGCTCTTGGAAGTTGAGTGCTACATTACTGCACAGTGTTTTATCATGTACAGTGAGTCACATTGAAACATGTACAGGATTGGGCTATACTCAAGTCATCAATCAGAATGCAAAGGCAAGTTTTATTGTAAAATATAATTGTAATGTTCTAACAAACAGCAGTACAACACTAAGATGCATTTGTCAGTTATGCTTGAATGGTAATGATAAAGCCTAGTGTTGTACTAAGAAATGTGAAATAGAGAGAACACTGAAAAAGGTTCCCATGACTTGTGTTGTTTAATGGCTGCAACAGTGATATGGTTCAAAATGGCATCATTGTACCTGGATGataatactactgtactactcATCTTCACAGAGAAGCTGAGATCGGCTTCATCACAAACGGTTTGTCTTAATTCAGGTTGAAAATAGAGGTAGACAGACGGACAGGAAATAGAGAGAACGCAGCAGGACACCTCTATGTCGGTAGAATGAGAAGACTCAAAATGGGAGTGGTGATGACTCCATCACACATTCTATTGAGGATTTGGCTGCATTCATTTGAAAGGAAGGTCAGTGGGGTAGTGTCACTATCAATCTGAGATATGAGTTATCTATCCTACAACTCACAGCTACATAATAAACAGCCATCTTCATGCACATCCATCTTCAATTAAACCGTTTAGCAACTTTTAGCGAACACCCCTGTTACTGTTGATGAGATGACAAAGGTAATGATGCCTTCTTTGTGCTCATGGAAAGAGTTTGTTGCTTTTGAAAGATCATCTCTAGGTACAGTAGTTGTAGAAAGACAGTCGTTCACAGGTTATTGTGTTCAAACAGGCAGACATGCTGTAGTGATTGACTAACTCTTCTTCAGTAACTAAGAGACAAACTGGAGCCCTTGACCCTTACAAATATCATGTTCATTTGTAAATTACCCCCAACTGACAACCACAGGCAACCTAACTGTTTTGTAGTACTCCAAAGTTCTATAGCTGGTTCTGTCCTCTGGAGCCGCCCTATAGCTGGTTCTGTCCTCTGGAGCCGCCCTATAGCTGGTCCGACTGGTACTCTGACACCTCGGAGAAGGTTTCTGACAGGCTGAGAGGCGGATCGCGGTCGTCGGTGCAGACAATCTCGAAGTGGTAGTGTCTGAACTCGATGGCAAAGGTGGCGAGGAAGCCCAGGAAGAACATGACTAGCGCCCATTGCGCCCGCGCCGCATGCATGTGAAGACGTTGCGCCATCAGGGCAAAGTCTGAACGGGGGGGGTTAAGGGTCAAGCAAACACTTTACAATATGTACTTTCAAAATGAGGAATTCCTAGCTTCCTCTTTCATGGTAAACACTGATTTAACATGGCTGAATAAGTGAAAGAAAGGTTTCCACCACTACAGCTGTATCCAGCCAACATACCCATAGTAATGCCCTCACTTTACCGTAAGTCTCTTTGTttaaaagcgtctgctaagtgacagagtgagtccatggtGCAAGCCAGAGGAAGGATACAGAGCAGCATGCAGGCGGTGACAGCCCCTGACAGCAGGAAGCGAGGGATGCCCGCCCTCCGGCCCTCGTTCCTCAGGTTGACCTTCAGAGTGATGACAGATTGCACCCAGCAGAACAACGTCCCCAGGCCAAACGTCATGGACGTCCCAATGTTGTGGAGCTCCTCGTCATTTGACAGCTGGACCAGACACATTACAGACATGGCTCTTATTTGTTTCATTTCATTACTGTGACCCTGCTACACACTCTGACAAAAATCTGATTATCGCTGCAAACCAAGGTTTTCGTAAATTTTGTCAGTGGTTCTCAAATGTTTTGTGTCTGGATGtaggggctaagggttgtgtaaGACTAGTGACTCCTACGAAGTACGCCAGGGACAGTCTAGGGCAgggctttccaaccctgttcctggagagcctaCCTCCTTCATGCCAACCCAAATTTAGCGCACctaattctaataattagctggttgaaaagctgaatcaggttcgttacaactggggttggagcgaaaacctacaggagggtagctctccgggaacagggttggagtgaaaacctacaggggggtagctctccgggaacagggttggagtgaaaacctacaggggggtagctctccgggaacagggttggagtgaaaacctacaggacagtagctctccgggaacagggttggagtgaaaacctagaggactgtagctctccaggaactgggttggagtgaaaacctacaggactgtagctctccaggaacagggttggagtgaaaacctacaggactgtagctctccaggaactgggttggagtgaaaacctacaggactgtagctctccaggaacagggttggagtgaaaacctacaggggggtagctctccgggaacagggttggagtgaaaacctacaggggggtagctctccgggaacagggttggagtgaaaacctacaggacagtagctctccgggaacagggttggagtgaaaacctagaggactgtagctctccaggaactgggttggagtgaaaacctacaggactgtagctctccaggaacagggttggagtgaaaacctacaggggggtagctctccgggaacagggttggagtgaaaacctacaggggggtagctctctgggaacagggttggagtgaaaacccacaggggggtagctctccgggaacagggttggagtgaaaacctacaggggggtagctctccgggaacagggttggagtgaaaacctacaggggggtagctctccgggaacagggttggagagccctggtctagCGGTTAAGGTAgcttttcccaaactcggtcctggggaccccaagggttgcatgttttggtttttgccctagtactacacagctgattcaaataatcaaagcttgatgattagttgattgattgaatcagctgtgtagtgctagggcaaaaaactaaacatgCACCCCTTTGGTGAGGACCaggtttgggaaacgctgggttAGGGACTAGGGGAAGTGTCTAGGGGCTCAAGGTTTTTTTTCTGGACAGAGCCAGCGACTCCTACCTGGAAGTTTCCCACCAAGGTCATGCCGAAGCAGGCCAGGGACAGGGCCACCAGACTGCCAATATTGAGCCAGGGTTTATGGACCCGGGGCTTCAGCTGCAGGTATCTGAGGACACCAATGATGAACCCTGAAAGGAGAAGACCCATAAGGGATCTCTCTGGTCTGGTATTCTCTCTAACCATTTCATACCTGGTACTGGGGACCCACagagtgtgcaggcttttgtttctGCTCAATACTAACCTCATCAATAACTGTTTGTAATGAGCATTACATGTTCTGCCGCTGGAACTGCTGACTGTAAATCCATCCAAATCAATACACAGTACTTCCCCATTTTATAATTTGCATCCTGTTGTTTCTATTCTtgtctctcctccatctcatATCCTGCCATTATTATGGTACAATGTCCAATGTTGACTATGTTTTCATGTACATGTAAACTTTATATGATAGAAGATAGGAGAACATGCATCAGGCTTACCTACGAAGGCAGCCAAGTTCATGACCTGGCTAAAAACACAGCTGGCCGGGGGAGCATTGCCTGcaatgctgagagagagagagagacaattgtATTGACAGGAAGCACGAATCCTCGGTAAAGATCACTAACCAATTAGGTTGGTACTCATAGGCTGTGTACCTTATATATGGAGGGGATTTAGTTCCAGATCGCCTGTGAAAAATTGCATCTAATATTTAGAAATAGTTTATGGTCATAATAACTGGAATAACATATTTCTACGTTCTTCATTTATATTCCACCTTACTTGTATTCTGAACTCAGGGGTGTTATCTTCTCATCTTCAACAGCTATAAAATACCTGTAACCAAAGTAATTTAAGTTAAAGTCACACACAGCTGTAAAGCCGAATGGTGAGTGAGATAACTGAAAAGATCTGGAAAAATAAGACACTTACACAACCCAGAGTCCAGCAGCTGTGAAGAGAGAGTACATGATAGGGAGAAACGTCCAGGGACTGCACTTCCTCATGGTGTCTCCTGTAAACAAAGACCATTTTAAACATCTCCACTCTCTGGCAATGGTGAGAGGAAATGGAAGGAGGTAGAAGTGTTTTAGAACCACCTGAAGCAGAACATGTAAAACCTGTCCTGAGATATTTGAGGGAATTACTGTAACTCAAAATAGAAGTACAGGAATGCTGTTCTGTTCCAATGCCACACTTACGAATGATAAGACCAAGCCAAAGTCAGGTCCGGGGGTTAATCTACAGAAGAAAGACACAATATTATGTTACCTGTTTTTACAATTTGAGACTGCAGTTCTCTCTTCCGGATTAACCTAACATTGAATGGCTAGTAGCCTGCTAGCTGTTACAACAAACGTAAGGCTGTCTTAAATAATTGCACTTATAAAAGTCTTGAATTAACTGACATGTAAACAGAAAGGTGTATGTATCTACAGCCAGAATAATTTCAGCACTGGATAGCGTCGAAAAGCCCATTGGGCCAATGTTCTGCAGCCGTTGATTTCAGCACCACTGCTACTGGACAGCTCCCGTGTCTACAAAGCTGGGGAATGCAAATTGCCAAGGACGACCAATAAAACACTATTTATTACAGCCActcagtacaacaacaacaacaatcactCACTGACTCAGTCAATTTGCACGTGCATCAGATTGAGCcaagaaaatgtatatttttgtgaTGACTGCATAGATAGATGGTGAATGTGTTTGCCTAGTGCATAGCCTTGAAGAAAAACGATGTAGCTAGCATGTAGTTCTACATTTTACATTCTATCGCGGGCCGGTTGGGTATTTAACACCTACCCTGTCAATATGTTATGTAATTTCTACCATGATACTTTCACAACAGCGACAGATTGACATGTGGGTCACTGATAACAGCTCACTTTCCCAAACAGTGTTTTATTGTATTGTTCCCCACAACCTATAAAATGGAGGATACCTTCCCTAACTGGCTTCCCCAATCCCAATACCCCCCCTCTATCGGTCTCTGATCAATCGTCAGACAGAAAAATGAAATACCTCGTTGCCAGCCAGCGCCTGTTGGATTTAGATTCCGTCTTCTTCTAATTTCATAATTGACTGAAACACGCAATTTGTTATCAGTCGTAGTCACAAATGGTCATATAAACATGTGCCTGAGAGCACTAAATTCGGAGATGAAATGGAGTGTGCAGTCGCGAACATGCACTGTGGCCATGGGCGAACCTTTTCTTTGCAGCACTGAATATTTAGGCGAGCGAGGAAAGAGCCTTCTCCCGTAGGAAAGAGTAATAGCAGTAAACCTCGTTTCCAGCATGTAAACTGTCCTATCCTACACTAGAACCTATGTGACATGATAGTAGGCCACCTGTAGCTGCTCTGCTGTGGACACTTTACAGTTGTCTAAGAGGTagggtgcattcagaaagtattcagaccccttcactttttacaaatgttgttacattacagccttatttaaattgtttcccccccccctcatcaaactacacacaataccccataatgacaaagcaaaaacagatttttagacacttttgcaaatgtattaaaaataaaaaactgaaatatcacatttacataagtattcagaccctttactcagtacattgttgaagcgcctttggcagcgattacagtcttgagtcttgggtatgacggtacaagcttggcacacctgtatttggggagtttctcccattcttctctgcagatcctctcaagctatgtcatgTCGTATGGGgagtgcacagctattttcaggtctctccagagatgttcgattgagttcaagtccgggctctggctgggccactcaaggatattaaGAGACTTTTCccaaagctactcctgcgttgtcttggctgtgtgcttagggtcattgtcctgttggaaggtgtgcaggttttcatcaaggatctctctgtactttgctccgttcatctttccctcgatcctgactagtctcccagtccctggcactgaaaaatatccccacagcatgatgctcccaccaccatgcttcccacctgtcacgacttctgccgaagtcggtgcctctccttgttcgggcggtgttcggcagtcgacgtcaccggtcttctagccatcgccgatccatttttcattttccatttgttttgtcttgttttcccacacacctggttttcattccctcattatgtgttgtgtatttaaccctctgttccccccatgtctttgtgcggaattgtttgttgtatgtGCTTGTGCACATTGTTGTCTGGTGCGcgatgggttttgtacccatacGTTGTTATTCTGGATGCCGGTGGTTTTGTATATTAAACTGCTctggttattacccagttctgctctcctgcgtctgacttctctgccaccagttacgcaccccttacaccaccaccatgcttcattcagggtctgaatactttccgaatgcactgtatgtggatTTCTGGTTTATTCAATTTAGCTATTATTATTCAATTATGCTAATGAAATAATGCTACTATAATAGCATCATGTTACATTGGCATGTTGTTCATAGAAGAAAAACATGATGGATCTTCTGTGATTCAACTGAAAAAGAAAATGCATAAATGTACCTCCACCCTCACAGGACGTGGGAGGAAAATTTGCTTATTTTCCAGGCAATAAACATAAACACAGAACTTTCATATCCAACAGTTTATTATTGAAAAAGCCCTCTCTAATGAATGGCACAAAGTCAACTAACACACACATGAAGCATATGTATTAAATCATTTATCTTAGCTATAATAATTATGATGATACACATATGTACATataattgaagtcggaagttaggttagagtcattaaaactcgttatgGAAAaccagggactgtgaagagacaca
Coding sequences within:
- the tmem150c gene encoding transmembrane protein 150C; the encoded protein is MRKCSPWTFLPIMYSLFTAAGLWVVYFIAVEDEKITPLSSEYKRSGTKSPPYISIAGNAPPASCVFSQVMNLAAFVGFIIGVLRYLQLKPRVHKPWLNIGSLVALSLACFGMTLVGNFQLSNDEELHNIGTSMTFGLGTLFCWVQSVITLKVNLRNEGRRAGIPRFLLSGAVTACMLLYFALMAQRLHMHAARAQWALVMFFLGFLATFAIEFRHYHFEIVCTDDRDPPLSLSETFSEVSEYQSDQL